The stretch of DNA TGTCCCTTAAACAAAGCAATCCAGTCGGGGAGAAACCCATACATTCCTCGTCGCTTCTCACAGGAGAACACACACATCAGCGtctacatacacagacacacacatacatacatacataacaCAGACATTGGCATATTGCAAGTCAGTCCGTAGGCTACACCCCATGCGGGATGCCCACACAACCCACCCATCGACCCGCGGGTCTAGCGGGACAGTGCCGCCCGCAATCAGTGTGAAAAGTTTATCTTCCGccgaattaaattaaaataaacaacaaaaagaacAGTTCTCTCTCTCCCAATGATCGGTCGGCTCTTTCGGagcaaaaataaaagaaaatctaTTCCCCACACCCTCTTTATGATCCCCATGTTTTCTTCCTAGAGACTGTCCGCATCTTCTTACTGTTCAAGAGGAGTCCAGCACCCTGTGAAGAGGAGAGGTCGGcaagctgagtgactccagctggtCGCTGGGAAGCATCATAGGACGGTGCAGCAGTGGGCGCAGCCTTGGCTGGGCCGTGCTCTCTTCTGCAGCGCTGCCCGGGTCGCGGTCTCGAACACTTCCCGCACCCCTTCTTTGGTCTTGGCCGAGCACTCCAAGTAGTCGTAAGCTCCGATGCGCACGGCCATGGCGCGGCCGTCCTCGGTCCGCACCGGCTCCTGCTTCATGCGAGCCAGCTCGTTCCTGACGTTCTCGTCGTTCCGCAGATCTTTCTTGTTGGCCACCAGGATGATGGGCACGTTGGGGCAGAAGTGCTTCACCTCCGGCACCCACTTCTCGGGGATGTTCTCCAGCGAGTCCGGGCTGTCCACCGAGAAACACATGAGGATCACGTCGGTGTCGGGGTAGGACAGGGGTCGCAGACGGTCATAGTCCTCCTGGCCCGCCGTGTCCCACAGTGCCAGCTCCACCTGTTTGCCGTCCACCTCGATGTCGGCCACATAGTTCTCGAATACGGTGGGCACGTAGACCTCGGGGAACTCGTCTTTGCTAAAGACGATCAGCAGGCAGGTCTTGCCACAGGCACCGTCGCCAACCACCACCAACTTCTTCCGGATTGCAGCCATGGTCGCCGTGTCTGTAAACTTGTTTTATCTCTCCTACTGAAACAGTTTCTCAGCGCAACTGAATGGAGGCGTGTGATCAATGCAGCAACGCGGATTTTAAAGCTAAACAGGTCTACTTTGCATCCTCCTCTCAATCACTCACAAGCAGGCAGTGAGTGAAGCCGGCTCCTTCCCCTTTTAAAGGGCCGGCGCTGTCTCCTAAATATAGCCGTCCAATGGCAGACTCCTGGTTGAGCTCATCGGCTCCTGCCGCCGCTCGTTGATTGGAGCCGCGCTGCTGGACAGTGCGAGAGGTCAGCTCCCGTTCTGCAAGAAACAGGAAGGGAAACAGTTACCACTACCTTCCCCCACACTTGAGgaaaaaataaaacaagtttGCGAAAGGATTCGGTCTGATTTACTCTTTTGACATTCAAATCGGCAGTTGtcaatgaaaaaatatataatctcTGAAATGCTTACAGATTTGATCTGTTTCAAGTTGTTGCACAAACTAAACTGCCAGTGACACAACGAGCCCAGATTTCTGTTTGGGAAGCAATAAACCACGCCCAGGGTTACCAGTATTTTGAAACGATAAATAGTGTGCTGTTAGTATTTTAGAACCGAAAGACCTTTAGATGAGTCACCGGGATTGTCAGGTTTTAGAAGTGTTTAGATCAACTTTTCTGTAATGCACATCAATATAATTGTCAAATTATCCTAAATTAACCATTAGCTTGCACTTGTCTGTGCCAATCTATAACAGtccattgtgtaagaaggaactgcagatcctggtttaaaccgaaggtagacacaaaaagctgtagtaacagcgggacaggcagcatcactggatggaaggactgggcgacgtttcgggtcgagacccttcttcagactttcttcacACATAATTGTCCATTAGTGGCCATTAAATTGTGTTTGTAATTGATGGTCAGCAATAGTGAACTATCTTTGTTTCCTCAAAGTATTAAAGAAAATACACCATTTAACTCATTGAACTCTACAATTTCAGGTAACACCCTctctttcagagatgctgtctgacccgctgaattactccagcacggcATTTTACTCAATATACCAAACTTGAAAAAATCAGATTAATTTGACAAACCTGTAAAATCCCACCATATCCAtgaattctctcatcatatgacagtcccgccagcccggtaattaaacttgtgaacctacgctgtactccctcaatagcaagaatgtcctttctcaaattagaccagaactgcacacaataatccagggccctgtacaactgcagaaggacctctttgctcctatactcaactcttcttgttatgaaggcaaacatgccattagctttcttcactgcctgctgtacctgcatgcttactttcagtgattgatgtacaaggacacccaggtctcgttgtacttttcCTTTTCAGATACttttaccattcagataataatctgccttcctgttcttgccaccaaaatcgataacctcacattgatccacattatacagcagctgccatgcatctggctactcacccaacctgtccaagtcaccctgaatcttcatagcattctcttcacagctcacactgccactcagctttgtttcatcagcaaatttgctaatgttacttttaatcccttcatctaaatcgttaatgtatattgtaaattgctgcggtcccagcactgtgccttgcggcatcccactagtcattgcctgccatcctgaaagggacccgttaatccctactctttgtttcctgtttgccaaccaattttctatccatgtcaataccctacccccaacaccatgtgctctaatttggcccactaatctcctgtgtgggaccttatcaaaggctttctgaaagtccaggtgcactacatccactggctcgcccaTGTTCatactacttgttacatcctcaaaaaattccagaagatttgtcaaacatgatttcccctttgtaaatccatgctgacttggaccaatccttttactgctatccaaatgcacagctattacatctttaataatcaattccagcatcttccccaccacagtCAGGCTAATTTGTGTATAAttcccagctttctctctccctcctttcttaaaacgtgggataacattagcttcaatccacaggaactgagccagaatctatagaacattggaaaatgatcaccaatgcgtccatgatttctagagacacctccttgagtaccctgggatgcagaccatcaggccctggggatgtatcagccttcagtcccatcagtctacccaacgcaatttcctgactaatgtgaatttccttcagttcctctgtgacAGAGGAACTAGGTCctctgtccttgttccccataataaattcatctgtttttgtcttcaagggacccatatttgtcttaactaattttttcctcttcacatacctaaagaagtttttattatcctcctttatattcttgactagctaaccttcgtacttcatcttttcaccccgtattgcctttttagttactttcTGTTGATCTTTTaacgtttcccaatcctctggcttcccgctcatctttgctatgttatacactttctcttttatttttatactgtccttgacttcccttgttagccacggtcgcctcttactccccttagattcTATCTTCCTGACATTTTAAGTATTCccaacattttccattttatttctgaTTCTTCACTCTTTGCTTTCCCACATTACATCAGTGAGTATGAATAAAATGCACTTCATCAACCTATCCATGATCTGAGGTCATATAAGGTCCCATAAAAATGCAAGTTGTTTTAATTACTTTTCTTATTAAAAATGGCACATTATAAACATACTGCACATTTGTGTATTATTTAATTCATTATTCTATTGTAGCTTTCAGTAATTTATTCTGATGAAGAAAATTATAACAGACGCAAGGAACTTTAGGTGCTGTATTTGATAGTTTTCAGTTCAAAAGCAATGCAATTATAGTAAAGTTTTCATCTTAAAAAAATGTTTAGCAGATCTTATTTTGCCAAAAGAAGAAATCTAGATTAAAATGGCGTACCTGAATCTAATTATATGATTTGGCTGTATTAACCTCAATGTAAACATGTATTCCATTGTTGCTTTAAAGGGAGCACAACTCCTGTAAGCATTATATATTATTAAGGCTTTGTATTTTAAACATGAACAAGTGAACAAATTGTGCCTTTTCTTGCAGTGAAGTGCAGTGTAAACACACATTTGCACATATCAAATGATCTTTGAAATAAACAGAGCATAATATTTATCAATTTATGTAAATCtgctaattaaaaaaaaccttagCACAAGATGCTTATCAAGTAGCAAAACAGTTGACCCCATATTTTCTCTTGCCACTGGTTACCAACCAAAACTACAATGTATTTAGTTACAAGCACACGATCAATTTGATTTTCACTAACAAATGTACTTTATTCCTGCTCAAAAAAGTTTTCAAATTTATTCTTGATAAAGCTCTTGAAAATAGTCTTCTTGTTTTTTTAAAATGGCTTTAAAGAAAGCTACTGAGCAGCAAGTGCTAGAACcacaaataaaacacaattgaCGTACATCATGTAAAATTCACTTCACAGCACAATCCAGTATCAGTGCACATTTATATTTACAAGTTCTGGAcaaaagagagagcgagagatgtTTTTAAAGCCAATTCCTAGATAAGTAGAACCCTGTAATTATCAAATATACCATATTTTTGCTGCATAAAGAGATTGGTTTTGATCATTCTTTTGGTCTAGAAGTTTCATCATTGAGAAAACAGCTGACTTTTAATACATTTTCTGAAACTTTTTTCTTAGCAATCCAGTTACCTGTTTATGCATTGACATATTGGCACTTAAATGGGAAGAGCATATGGATGTAAATATATAATAGAACAAAATTGTTATAAAATCATACATAATGTGAGACAAGAAAGCATAATTCTACAGAATGGAAAGATTACATAAGCCAGAGCTTAATTAATTGTACataaatataaaacattaaaaaatatattgtttgCATGTAAAACTTAGCAAATTAAAAATGGTCTCGTGAATATGAACCTCATGATGTAATAGTGTTCCATGTTGTGTAACATGTGTTTGAATCACTTGCTACATGTGTTTGCAATTTGTATGGGCTAATTTACACAAAGAAAGTAATAGGCTTTGCACTTcatttctgtttatattttttataaagtttatatttgaaaataaaactaaaatgttGCCATCTGCACCAGATTGTGCTCGGTACCGATGTACCAAGTGCCGCTACGTACTGAAGTTATACTCATCTCCGGTTTGGCAAATGATAGGCCTAGCCCTGTTGCTGCTCAATGTCCCAGACAGCTGGGCTTTGCTGCAATACTTACCCTTTGTGGAAATGGCCCTTGGGACAGTTCGAGTGAGGAGGAGACAGTCGCTCAACTATTTGCAAAGTGGGTCTGGATAAGGATGCAAGGTGCCTCGTCACAGTTCATTCTGAGCAACGGCAATACAGAGTGAGATTAAACCCACTGTGTTGCCTTATGCTAGACTGGGGTGACCTATATCCAGTCAATAAACAGATTCTCATACTCACTAAATTGTTTCTTGAACTGTCACGTGATTTTGATTTCTCATATAAAAACCCTATTGCCATACCTTTTATCATGAGCATTAATTCTTTGATGTGAAGATTTTTTTCATGAAAGCGCGCATCACGAAAGCATCATGAAAACAGGTCATTGATTTGCCTGTTTTAGTGGACATTAATCTGGTGACAAGTGAATCCAGTGGAATTCTTCCTGATACTTCAACAAAATGTGATGCTGGACAAGATCGCCACCCATAGGTGAAAACTAGTATTAgaattaatcagtctgaagaagggtcctgacccgaaacatcacctatccatgttctccagggatgctgcctgacctactgagttactccagcactttgtctctttttaaaAATTAGAATTAAGGGTTGGCATTGGAGAAGGGAGTGTGAACTGTGATTGATCAATGGTGGTGTCAGAGTAAAGGGACAAACGGGCTGAAATTTTTGAGAGACCAGATAGAGCAGAATTATCATCCACTGTGAGACCTTCAGAACATTCAAAATTGCTCTGATAAAAGtagttacatttatatcaagtttaagaaggaactgcagatgctggaaaattgaaggtagacaaaaatgctggagaaactcagcgggtgaggcagcatctatggagcgaaggaaataggcaatgtttcgggtcgagacccttcttcagactgaagggttccgacccgaaacgtcgcccatttccttcactccataaatgctgcctcacccgctgagtttctccaacattaccATACATTTATATAAAAATCACTGCCCATGATTGTGAAATTGGCATATCTGCAATTACCTGATTTTCTTATTTGTAAATTTTGAGGTGTGATCACATCACTGATTTATAACATTTGATCAGAATCAGGCATTTTGTGGGTTTGGTTTAAAGGGAGATCATATCATTGCATGGGTATATACAAAAAGTAATTTTTACAATAAATGATGCTCACATCCTTTTAGCAATCAACATTGGTTACAATTTTGCTGAATGATACAAGGTAACCTTCAATAGGAAATTTCAGCTGATTTGGAACATTAACAGAGGTGTCTGCCTAATGATCATGAAGGAACCTTATTAAGTACTAGGTTCTGCCTTAAGAACTATAAAGGCATGTTGTTTTCTGCTGCCTTTTTCTAGTGACTGGAGAGTTTGACTCAATCTTTGCTGGAAGTGTACTGTGATTTCTTCATGGTTTACATTAGAAATCCTTTCATTTTGGCCTGGCATGATACGGTAAGTGTGATGAAAATTTGCACTGAAAACATATTCATCAGATCTGGTAACAGCAACTAACTGTGAACAGCACTTAATAATAGACCTGGTTAATGACATAGCAAAAAAAGGTTTTTAGAAAACAAGTTACTTGtagttttgaagatgtaacctcTGTGATGGCAGAATGAAATGTTATATCACtacatttgcatttttttttattttgtcaaacactaaactaaactttggtgACACTAACGTCAGCGTCCAAGCCGGAGGCACTTCCAGGCTCTTCACACTAACACCTCTGTGTCCTGTCAGCCTTCCCCTGAGGCTGACCAtgcctccccactcctctcccccattCCTACACCATTCTGTACACACCCTCTCTCCTGTGTGCCATCCTGCTCCCTCCATGATACCTCCCCTGAGCCCTCCACCCCTTGACCCTGTATCAgagccccccaccccctgaccctgTATCAGAGCCCAACCACAAAACCTTGTCATATCTTCAACATCACTACTATCCAATGCTCAATGCTGTCCTCAGCAAAGACCTTACCTTGGTATCACTGTGTcgacacctcaatgagttccaagTCCACCAAGAATTTGTGCTCTTCTACCACCGCTTCCTCCTTCGGTTTAGTTCTTTGGCGAGGAACCCTCGCCCCCCAATCTCCCCACACCATCCCGACTGATGATTATTTTTTCCATCTACAACACTTCTCCTCCTCCTGACCATAATGTTGCCAACTTTCTACCCTCGGAAACTTTTCACCCCCAACTGTCACCACAACATCAACTCTCTCAACTTAGAAGCTTGGAGTCttcttaaagggctttctcacggtgcgacctgacgcaagacctaacaagagtttaacatcatgggaacctcctgcgataacagtacggcattcgtggaccaccgaggacctccgtggcgctaacggcaggtagtcgtgtaactttgtaaggtcgggagaaaattcaaacatttttgaatttctccaagagtgacttgagcactttgtggtgagcgttgcaacattgtatgaacgcagatgccagtacgatatccgtgcgatatccgtaatgactcttgcgggtaccgtgggaactcctgcgaacggtgaacccggaagcttgacagaagggacataaggtgagtaaaaaaggtggtctcaatatcaccaatggaccatgtgtccatcgaggacgtcccacctaattgtcattgtttgagaatctttttcacactaagacttgcagagatgcctctcagaaaagcgcaaagaaaggggtcaaagaaagtcagaaagtttttagccatgcaggtaaatgaggaggagactcagcaagagagacaggtggagaggcaagaggagatgccagagataccactgcctgtgggctccttggagcagggagagggtgatcaaggtggatttgagattgcctccccagtagctgttgcctccccaatagcctcagcagacgataacataaagggaagatggcagaaggtaaggccatataacttcaacagggaacaagagggggaactggtggagtggtaccaatgcaatgagattctctatgacaaatccagagaggattatagaaatagggagagaaagcgcaacctgctggagacgaaggctgcggagtatcccgggtgctcatgtgagtatctataacaatatattagtttatgtacaggagaacaatttaatgttatccatgatttaaaaacatacaatgctacagatgtaaaagtgctgtttttgcagttatctttaatttatcttataagtctgtctgttccctgcagctgcaatgtaaaagtagtggcagacagcttttacaccctctttgtttgaagtaggaatcatgtcaccgttgaaacatgggcttaacccagtgagacttcctcttaattctctttttaattaatctcacccttctgccttcacgcaagcgttttcgatgcacatgttgcgctaatgcatacagcgcgtcaatgaaaataacaaccagcctgtacttgaaccaactttgtataggcatgtctgcaaatgagccaattctacgaacggaggatatttatatagtgtgtgaaaaaagtgacatcatttgtgccacgtgattaacgacactacagtccacgatgttcattcacgattaacgggaaagatcgggagacggacaagtcactcgcacaaatgacagaattgccgagtaccatgggaactctttatctaccccccattatatcgtgcggaactcgtgctggaccacgaccacttcactctggtgacatcttgcgtcaggtcgcactgtgagaaccggccattagagattagatgaatggggggggggacctcattgaaacgtacagaatagtgaaaggcttggatatagtgggtgtggagaggatatttccactaatgggagagtctaggactagaggtcatagcttcagaattcaaggatgttcatttaggaaggagatgaggaagaatttctttaatcagagggtggtgaatctgtggaattctttgccacagaaggctgtggaagcaaagtcagtggttatatttaaggcagagatagatagattcttgattagtatgggtatccgaggttatggagagaaggcaggagaatgaggttaggagggagagatagatcagccatgattgaatgcggagACTCTCTCCACAAGTCCTTGGTTTGCTCATCCCTATCCAACTATCCCTATTCactactttgctcctctttgttgctccaggggaactggagatagcaaagcagaacagagggaagcggcccccgttcgactccaggcaaggagcgttccgtcagtggaggggggagaggcggcaccaggaccgcacacgctgcggtccacagtcagggtactgagccgatgcccagtccgctaacagctgtctgaccaacagcagcgggctggagggaAACTAAAAATCGGCTGGTAATCCCTGCATAaacccgacaaggagactcgccgcccgagaaccgcagaaatgccgcccgaaaacggcaggcagcctctagcagCAAAGCCAGCagccaaacctcgggctggagacagataCGGAAGATGGAatcggcacttcaaactaccgcccgagagcaagtaagtgtctgttctccaagcctagagtaaggtcatggagccaaaaactccagcgatacttgcctcaggagcaggggcaagctcgccaagggagcataacattCCCACTCCAGTGcactacagcactggccatctcccatatcgagggatcgatggcgTCCAGGGCttggctggtcaagaagaggggtcactggctgaacaacatcgggagtatgcttgaggtacaggatcaggaagagctgctgggtgtggccgctatgtggcttcaccactaacgagatggcttttcagtctcaactgatggccagcttactacctgttcttttcaaaaaacctctccaagacaggtagtcatgaggcgttggattacATCACGCcccccctaaattgcatttactcaaagtgtccaccattattggggggtacattgagcatagctattaaaacccaaatatcttaaattgcattttgatacccctgacgtcggctatcatttttgcatgttcattccagaggggcaggatAGTATGGCAAAATACCTGACCCTACCGTTCATagtatgctccgcaacttctcgaaggaagttataaaacctgccctcaacctaaaaaattcacaggactgtgagaacgccgacctcacaaccacagatcctgttatctggctaagttaccaaaccaagcctaagaaactggacgaagtatccaaaatattcggcatcaagagggcagggcctggaatgagcaccacacaaaaccaggCAGCAATACCtccacgcgtccaccagtaggcgtctacttaaaagtactggtgaaagctcgg from Leucoraja erinacea ecotype New England chromosome 5, Leri_hhj_1, whole genome shotgun sequence encodes:
- the LOC129697140 gene encoding rho-related GTP-binding protein RhoB — translated: MAAIRKKLVVVGDGACGKTCLLIVFSKDEFPEVYVPTVFENYVADIEVDGKQVELALWDTAGQEDYDRLRPLSYPDTDVILMCFSVDSPDSLENIPEKWVPEVKHFCPNVPIILVANKKDLRNDENVRNELARMKQEPVRTEDGRAMAVRIGAYDYLECSAKTKEGVREVFETATRAALQKRARPSQGCAHCCTVL